A window from Telopea speciosissima isolate NSW1024214 ecotype Mountain lineage chromosome 8, Tspe_v1, whole genome shotgun sequence encodes these proteins:
- the LOC122671433 gene encoding uncharacterized protein LOC122671433 has product MCILCVVQKWSRRVATMLPWLVLPLIGLWALSQLLPPGFRFEVTSPRLACVLVLLVTLFWYEILMPQLSAWRVRRSARLKERQRFEAIEMQKLRKTATRRCRNCLNPYRDQNPGGGKFMCSYCGHVSKRPVLDLPGPGLTNSGIIGDLVGKSGRMWNGKVWSENGWICGSDWLENGNWVGGSFPGNVNYWEKKGGGFFSGDDQCLAEKSYSGVVMLTCKLLASSFFMIRWFWRKIFRVSTARGDASLDGEDKGMLPKKGENGGNFHESRGDKARRKAEEKKQAKLEKELLEEEERKQREEVARLVEERRRQRDEKMEAEKERSKGSTVDREKDGKRESEKKRQERRKEKDKGSSKSNSDGEELEKRAGKECEKKRDLDKRTETERREAQKNTSESFRTQSLETGHGVRVTNTNNFSKGGTGVRYLDRVKGSFLSSSKGFNGSSFFGKGGHAAVTVVPKNNSNSSVDHVQATGNRREVHLNEHVAGKINLNGDDKVTDVSIQRQVVSEPQPWATPKKSWQQLFTRSSEVPPSSNVNTISRPNHKPQADVRSSYLPGQAPPLHPLDNPMHFGLSLPFNLSPYPSCSISSSSVSSATEPYFPLVGEPAYEFVPEEPELFEDPCYVPDPVSLLGPVSESLDIFPLDLGSGFVADTGLERPWSLPNASVSAEINRPSPIESPMSRVRVAEERQNTSNQFSYTSKAHDLHTSLTDVSNNINEQGTWQMWGTSPLVQDGLGLVGGSASWLLPLGQNKSNQEDALFPSSHKAIMSPFATDNNVLPGSCSPRKVHLGSCQNGGTFNPLGPGLNNSSVWLPKAVCQSFSGDGENHSPPHNPLDDVSRNEMTYGSPSKFGTGLPFEPAPANCWSNKDWDVHGSRENIGNSAPARPEIGGLFSRPDVQSLW; this is encoded by the exons ATGTGTATACTGTGCGTCGTACAGAAGTGGTCTCGGCGGGTTGCCACCATGCTTCCTTGGTTAGTGCTTCCACTTATAGGTCTATGGGCGTTGTCGCAGTTGTTGCCGCCGGGTTTTAGATTTGAGGTCACCTCTCCTCGGCTggcttgtgttttggttcttttggttaCCCTCTTCTGGTATGAGATTTTGATGCCTCAGCTATCAGCTTGGCGGGTGCGCAGGAGCGCTAGACTTAAAGAGAGGCAGAGGTTTGAAGCCATAGAGATGCAGAAGCTTCGGAAAACGGCTACCAGAAGATGCCGGAACTGCTTGAACCCTTACCGGGATCAGAACCCTGGTGGGGGAAAGTTTATGTGTTCTTATTGTGGTCACGTCTCAAAAAGACCGGTTCTTGACTTGCCTGGGCCGGGGCTTACTAACTCTGGTATCATAGGAGATTTAGTTGGCAAGAGTGGGAGGATGTGGAACGGAAAGGTTTGGTCGGAAAATGGTTGGATTTGTGGTTCAGATTGGTTAGAGAATGGCAACTGGGTCGGTGGGTCTTTCCCAGGGAATGTAAATTAttgggagaagaagggaggtgggtttttCAGTGGTGATGATCAATGTCTCGCAGAGAAATCTTATTCTGGTGTTGTAATGCTCACCTGCAAGCTGTTGGCCTCCTCCTTTTTTATGATAAGATGGTTTTGGAGAAAGATTTTTAGGGTCAGCACTGCAAGGGGGGATGCTTCACTGGATGGAGAGGACAAAGGGATGTTGCCTAAGAAAGGTGAAAACGGGGGAAATTTTCATGAGAGCAGGGGAGATAAGGCTCGCAGGAAGGCCGAAGAGAAGAAACAGGCTAAGTTAGAGAAGGAGCTtttagaggaggaagaaaggaaacagAGGGAAGAGGTTGCACGGTTAGTGGAAGAACGTAGGAGACAGAGAGACGAGAAGATGGAGGCAGAAAAAGAGCGTAGCAAAGGATCAACTGTTGACAGGGAAAAGGATGGTAAGAGAGAATCTGAAAAGAAGCGtcaggaaagaaggaaagaaaaagacaaaggGTCTAGTAAGAGCAACTCTGATGGAGAGGAGTTGGAAAAGAGGGCTGGGAAGGAATGTGAAAAGAAGCGAGATTTGGACAAGAGGACAGAGACTGAAAGAAGAGAAGCTCAAAAAAATACTTCTGAAAGCTTCAGGACTCAGAGCTTGGAAACAGGGCATGGTGTAAGGGTTACCAATACAAATAATTTTAGTAAGGGAGGTACTGGTGTTAGATACCTGGATCGTGTGAAGGgttcatttctttcttcttctaaaggTTTTAATGGATCCAGtttctttgggaagggtggtCATGCTGCTGTTACTGTTGTTCCGAAAAACAACTCTAATAGTTCTGTGGATCATGTCCAGGCCACCGGTAATCGAAGAGAGGTACACTTGAATGAACATGTAGCTGGGAAAATAAATTTGAATGGAGATGATAAGGTCACTGATGTCAGTATCCAACGTCAG GTGGTTTCAGAACCACAACCATGGgcaaccccaaaaaaatcatGGCAGCAATTATTTACTCGCTCATCAGAAGTTCCTCCATCATCCAATGTGAATACAATAAGCAGACCAAACCATAAGCCCCAAGCAGATGTTCGAAGTTCATATTTACCTGGTCAAGCACCACCACTACATCCTTTGGATAACCCAATGCATTTTGGATTATCATTGCCTTTCAATCTTTCTCCGTATCCAAGTTGTTCAATAAGTAGTAGTTCTGTTTCTTCGGCCACCGAGCCCTATTTTCCTCTTGTTGGAGAACCAGCATATGAGTTTGTGCCAGAAGAGCCAGAGCTTTTTGAAGACCCGTGTTATGTCCCTGATCCGGTTTCCTTACTTGGGCCTGTTTCAGAGTCGCTTGACATTTTCCCATTGGACCTGGGAAGTGGGTTTGTTGCAGATACTGGATTGGAAAGGCCTTGGTCTTTGCCGAATGCATCTGTTTCTGCCGAAATTAACAGGCCATCTCCGATTGAGTCGCCTATGTCACGTGTACGGGTTGCTGAAGAAAGGCAAAACACATCTAACCAGTTCTCATATACTTCAAAGGCACATGATCTGCATACTTCACTTACAGATGTATCAAATAATATAAATGAACAGGGGACATGGCAGATGTGGGGCACATCTCCACTTGTACAGGATGGACTTGGTTTGGTAGGTGGGTCAGCCAGCTGGCTTTTACCCTTGGGCCAGAACAAGTCAAATCAGGAAGATGCTCTGTTTCCTTCATCTCACAAGGCTATTATGTCACCGTTTGCAACGGATAATAATGTCCTTCCCGGCAGTTGCTCACCGCGGAAAGTTCATCTTGGTAGTTGCCAGAATGGTGGGACGTTTAATCCTCTAGGTCCTGGATTGAACAATAGTAGTGTATGGTTACCAAAAGCTGTCTGCCAGTCATTTTCAGGTGATGGAGAAAACCATAGCCCTCCGCATAATCCTCTGGATGATGTTTCTCGAAATGAAATGACATATGGTAGTCCAAGCAAATTTGGAACCGGTCTTCCTTTTGAACCAGCTCCAGCCAATTGTTGGTCCAA